From Streptomyces griseorubiginosus, one genomic window encodes:
- a CDS encoding 1-aminocyclopropane-1-carboxylate deaminase, with the protein MARTSLASYDRYPLLFGPSPVHRLERLTAHLGGAALWAKREDCNSGIAYGGNKTRKLEYLVADALAQGCDTLVSIGGVQSNHTRQVAAVAARAGLKCVLVQESWVDWPDAVYDKVGNILISRLAGADVRLVKAGFGIGFKESWEQALRDVEERGGKPYAIPAGASDHPLGGLGFAAWAYEVADQERDLGVFFDTVVVCSVTGSTQAGMVAGFRALEEAGGRPRRVLGIDASAKPAATREQIARIAHNTGQLIGVEKELTESDVELDERYHAGVYGIPDDTTLDAMRLAARTEGMVTDPVYEGKSMAGMIDLVERGEIAADSTVLYAHLGGQPALNGYSALF; encoded by the coding sequence ATGGCACGCACGTCCCTTGCCTCGTACGACCGTTACCCCCTGCTCTTCGGACCGTCCCCCGTGCACCGGCTGGAGCGCCTCACCGCGCACCTCGGTGGCGCCGCGCTGTGGGCCAAGCGCGAGGACTGCAACTCCGGGATCGCGTACGGCGGCAACAAGACCCGCAAGCTGGAGTACCTGGTCGCCGACGCCCTCGCCCAGGGCTGCGACACCCTCGTCTCGATCGGCGGTGTCCAGTCCAACCACACCCGCCAGGTGGCCGCCGTCGCCGCCCGGGCCGGGCTCAAGTGCGTGCTCGTGCAGGAGAGTTGGGTGGACTGGCCGGACGCCGTGTACGACAAGGTCGGCAACATCCTGATCAGCCGGCTCGCCGGGGCCGACGTGCGGCTGGTGAAGGCCGGGTTCGGGATCGGGTTCAAGGAGAGCTGGGAACAGGCGCTCAGGGACGTCGAGGAGCGGGGCGGGAAGCCGTACGCCATCCCGGCCGGTGCCTCCGACCACCCGCTCGGCGGACTCGGCTTCGCCGCGTGGGCGTACGAAGTGGCCGACCAGGAGCGGGATCTGGGCGTCTTCTTCGACACGGTCGTGGTCTGCTCGGTGACCGGCTCCACCCAGGCGGGCATGGTCGCCGGGTTCCGCGCGCTGGAGGAGGCCGGCGGCCGCCCCCGCCGTGTCCTCGGCATCGACGCCTCCGCGAAGCCGGCCGCCACCCGGGAGCAGATCGCGCGGATCGCCCACAACACCGGGCAACTCATCGGCGTGGAGAAGGAGTTGACGGAGTCGGACGTAGAACTCGACGAGCGCTACCACGCCGGCGTCTACGGCATCCCCGACGACACCACCCTCGACGCGATGCGCCTCGCCGCCCGCACCGAGGGGATGGTCACCGACCCGGTCTACGAGGGCAAGTCGATGGCCGGGATGATCGACCTGGTGGAACGCGGGGAGATCGCCGCGGACTCCACTGTCCTCTACGCCCACCTCGGCGGGCAGCCGGCGCTGAACGGGTACAGCGCGCTGTTCTGA
- a CDS encoding DinB family protein — protein sequence MSSSLERPPFQADERTALVGWLDLQRQILRWKCEGLSEADAHRSVIPTSPAMTMAGLISHMRWVEHSWLDVLFLGGDKTQNPSLAEMGEDAEWRTDGIPLKQLLADYEAQCARSNEIVAEASLDDVGRHPDYRSSGANLRWMLIHLIEETGRHAGHADIVRELLDGAKGYY from the coding sequence ATGTCATCTTCACTTGAGCGTCCCCCCTTCCAGGCCGACGAACGCACCGCGCTCGTCGGCTGGCTGGACCTGCAACGGCAGATCCTCAGATGGAAATGCGAGGGCCTGAGCGAGGCCGACGCCCACCGCTCCGTCATCCCGACCTCGCCGGCGATGACCATGGCCGGGCTCATCAGCCATATGCGGTGGGTCGAACACTCCTGGCTGGACGTGCTGTTCCTGGGCGGCGACAAGACGCAGAACCCGTCCTTGGCCGAGATGGGCGAGGACGCGGAATGGCGCACCGACGGCATCCCGCTGAAGCAACTGCTCGCGGACTACGAGGCCCAGTGCGCCCGGAGCAACGAGATCGTGGCCGAGGCCTCCCTGGACGACGTCGGCCGCCACCCCGACTACCGCTCCAGCGGCGCCAACCTCCGCTGGATGCTCATCCACCTCATCGAGGAGACCGGTCGGCACGCGGGGCACGCGGACATCGTGAGGGAGCTGCTCGACGGGGCGAAGGGGTACTACTAG
- a CDS encoding LacI family DNA-binding transcriptional regulator, with protein MWTDEQQREPGAHVSAGARRRATIHDVAELAGVSRQTVSRAVNDKGEIDPDTKARVLEAARMLDYRPSRFARGLVRKGTVTAGLVVPDLMNPFFPEVAAGVLEAAEARGWQVVVWDTRTDGTKEREALDVLSHQADAVVGYFTNDDEVLARHLGGMPLVLLERGPQQTRFAAVGIDAAAGLEQGIAHLVRAGHRRIGMLDGDRFTPGPRREAFLAEVRRHGLPVDDSWIAMSAEHSVAGGEAAMEQLLDARPELTAVFGFNDLIAVGAMRAARRRGRRVPEDLAVLGFDGLSLSELVEPALTTLHLDKRRLGRLAVEQVARLRAGEEPLTGADAWVVPELVVRASA; from the coding sequence ATGTGGACCGACGAGCAGCAGCGGGAGCCGGGTGCCCATGTGTCGGCGGGGGCCCGTCGCCGGGCCACGATCCACGACGTCGCGGAGTTGGCGGGGGTGTCCCGGCAGACGGTCTCGCGGGCCGTCAACGACAAGGGGGAGATCGATCCGGACACCAAGGCGCGGGTGCTGGAGGCCGCGCGGATGCTGGACTACCGGCCGAGCCGGTTCGCGCGCGGGCTGGTGCGGAAGGGGACCGTCACCGCGGGGCTGGTCGTCCCGGACCTGATGAACCCGTTCTTTCCCGAGGTCGCCGCCGGGGTCCTCGAGGCCGCCGAGGCGCGCGGCTGGCAGGTCGTGGTGTGGGACACCCGCACCGACGGCACCAAGGAGCGCGAGGCGCTCGACGTGCTCTCCCACCAGGCGGACGCGGTGGTGGGCTACTTCACGAACGACGACGAGGTCCTCGCCCGGCACCTCGGCGGCATGCCCCTCGTCCTGCTGGAACGCGGCCCGCAGCAGACCCGGTTCGCCGCCGTCGGCATCGACGCCGCCGCCGGTCTCGAACAGGGCATCGCTCACCTGGTCCGGGCCGGGCACCGGAGGATCGGCATGCTGGACGGCGACCGGTTCACCCCCGGCCCGCGCCGGGAGGCCTTCCTGGCCGAAGTCCGGCGGCACGGGCTGCCGGTCGACGACAGCTGGATCGCGATGTCCGCCGAGCACAGCGTCGCAGGAGGCGAGGCGGCCATGGAGCAACTCCTCGACGCACGGCCCGAGTTGACGGCCGTGTTCGGCTTCAACGACCTCATCGCCGTCGGTGCGATGCGGGCCGCCCGGCGCCGGGGCCGGCGCGTGCCCGAGGACCTGGCCGTGCTGGGCTTCGACGGACTCTCCCTGAGCGAGCTCGTGGAGCCCGCCCTCACCACCCTCCACCTCGACAAGCGCCGGCTGGGACGGCTGGCCGTCGAGCAGGTCGCACGGCTGCGGGCGGGCGAGGAGCCGCTGACCGGCGCGGACGCATGGGTGGTGCCCGAACTGGTCGTGCGCGCCTCGGCCTGA
- a CDS encoding helix-turn-helix domain-containing protein — MTQVRPMRADARRNYERLLKVAAEAFAEHGEGASLDDIAKRAGVGSGTLYRHFPTRQALLEAAYVDRVEGFARRADELAAELPPGEALTEWLYELCVGTIQVRGLGALLGSAMTDGRGVTPTVCGTHVRGAAERLVSAAREVGALRGDVEPVELLRLAHGVAGAAELADGSGVAVRRYLTLLTEGLRG, encoded by the coding sequence ATGACGCAGGTCAGGCCCATGCGCGCGGACGCTCGGCGCAACTACGAGCGGTTGCTGAAGGTGGCCGCCGAGGCGTTCGCCGAGCATGGGGAGGGCGCGTCCCTCGACGACATCGCCAAGCGGGCGGGGGTCGGGTCGGGGACGCTCTACCGGCACTTCCCGACGCGGCAGGCCCTGCTGGAGGCGGCGTACGTGGACCGCGTCGAGGGGTTCGCCCGGCGTGCTGACGAGCTCGCGGCGGAGCTGCCGCCCGGCGAGGCGCTGACGGAGTGGCTGTACGAGCTGTGCGTCGGGACGATCCAGGTGCGGGGGCTGGGCGCGCTGCTGGGGTCTGCGATGACGGACGGGAGGGGTGTCACGCCTACGGTGTGCGGGACGCATGTGCGGGGGGCGGCGGAGCGGTTGGTGTCGGCGGCGCGGGAGGTAGGGGCGCTGCGGGGGGATGTGGAGCCGGTGGAGTTGCTTCGGCTGGCCCATGGGGTGGCGGGGGCGGCGGAGTTGGCCGACGGGAGTGGGGTGGCTGTTCGGCGGTATCTGACGCTGCTGACGGAGGGGTTGCGGGGGTAG
- a CDS encoding TerD family protein, whose translation MTPGSNIPLPVTRVTVDVSAPVRLDVSGLLLTADGKVRSDDDFIFYNQPSGPGVTYRSGGGTSPDAITVDTAAVPPGIEKIVVTASPDAAGQTFQGIEPTATIRNADDASVLATFTPPQLGTETALVVVEIYLRNGAWKARAVGQGYANGLAGIATDFGVTVEEPAPAAAPAPVAPPQPVAPPPAPTVQTPVAPPGPAMDPRLTPPPAPAAPPAPPAPAPGSGKINLDKGRVSLQKNQTVSLVKGGRPLLSQVKMGLGWEPAYRGKDIDLDASVIAYGPQRNHIDSCYFGKLSIVGGAIKHSGDNLTGEGGGDDEVIVVDLGRLPQEVTGLVFTVNSFSGQKFTEVAKAYCRLIDAASGEELVRFDLTNAEAQTGVMMAKLIKQFSGEWEMTAMGDFVKSRTVRGMVKPAAQAL comes from the coding sequence ATGACCCCGGGCTCGAACATCCCCCTCCCCGTCACCCGTGTGACGGTGGACGTCTCCGCACCGGTGCGGCTCGACGTGTCGGGCCTGCTGCTCACCGCCGACGGCAAGGTGCGCTCCGACGACGACTTCATCTTCTACAACCAGCCGTCCGGGCCGGGGGTGACCTACCGCTCGGGCGGCGGCACCTCCCCCGACGCGATCACCGTCGACACGGCGGCCGTGCCGCCCGGCATCGAGAAGATCGTCGTCACCGCGAGCCCGGACGCGGCGGGCCAGACCTTCCAGGGCATCGAGCCGACGGCCACGATCCGCAACGCGGACGACGCGTCCGTGCTGGCCACCTTCACGCCCCCGCAGCTCGGCACCGAGACGGCGCTGGTCGTCGTGGAGATCTATCTGCGTAACGGCGCCTGGAAGGCCCGGGCGGTCGGGCAGGGGTACGCCAACGGGCTGGCGGGCATCGCGACGGACTTCGGGGTGACGGTGGAGGAGCCGGCTCCGGCGGCCGCTCCCGCTCCGGTGGCCCCGCCGCAGCCGGTGGCTCCGCCGCCCGCGCCGACCGTGCAGACCCCGGTGGCGCCGCCCGGCCCGGCCATGGACCCGCGGCTCACCCCTCCGCCGGCGCCCGCCGCGCCCCCGGCCCCGCCCGCCCCCGCGCCGGGGTCCGGGAAGATCAACCTCGACAAGGGGCGGGTCAGCCTCCAGAAGAACCAGACCGTGTCCCTGGTCAAGGGCGGCCGTCCGCTCCTCTCCCAGGTCAAGATGGGTCTCGGCTGGGAGCCGGCGTACCGGGGCAAGGACATCGACCTCGACGCGTCGGTCATCGCCTACGGTCCGCAGCGCAACCACATCGACAGCTGCTACTTCGGCAAGCTGTCCATCGTCGGCGGCGCGATCAAGCACTCCGGTGACAACCTCACGGGTGAGGGGGGCGGCGACGACGAGGTGATCGTCGTGGACCTCGGCCGGCTCCCCCAGGAGGTCACCGGCCTGGTCTTCACCGTCAACTCCTTCTCCGGCCAGAAGTTCACCGAGGTCGCCAAGGCGTACTGCCGCCTCATCGACGCGGCGAGCGGCGAGGAACTGGTCCGCTTCGACCTCACGAACGCGGAGGCGCAGACCGGCGTGATGATGGCCAAGCTGATCAAGCAGTTCTCCGGCGAGTGGGAGATGACGGCGATGGGCGACTTCGTGAAGTCCCGCACGGTGAGGGGCATGGTCAAGCCGGCGGCCCAGGCGCTCTGA
- a CDS encoding zinc-dependent alcohol dehydrogenase family protein, translating into MKAAVIESVGRAVVAEVPDPTPGPREVVVEVAACGLCGTDLHILQGEFAPKLPIVPGHEFAGEVVGVGTRVTELAVGDRVAVDPSLYCHECRYCRTGHNNLCERWAAIGVTTAGGAARYAVAPVANCVRLPEHVRTQDAALVEPLSCAVRGYDVLRSRLGAHVLIYGSGTMGLMMLELAKRTGAASVDVVDVNPTRLETARGLGVSAAAADPDELDRPQGWDLVIDATGNAAAIQDGLDRVAKAGTFLQFGVADYATRVTIDPYRIYNQEITITGSMAVLHSFERAAELFATGVLDPDVFISDRVPLDRYPEALEQFAAGVGRKIVVVP; encoded by the coding sequence ATGAAGGCCGCCGTCATCGAGTCCGTGGGCCGTGCCGTCGTCGCCGAGGTCCCGGACCCGACGCCGGGCCCGCGCGAGGTCGTCGTCGAGGTCGCCGCGTGCGGCCTGTGCGGCACCGACCTGCACATCCTCCAGGGCGAGTTCGCCCCGAAGCTGCCGATCGTGCCGGGCCACGAGTTCGCGGGCGAGGTGGTCGGGGTCGGCACCCGGGTCACCGAGCTCGCGGTCGGCGACCGGGTGGCCGTCGACCCGTCCCTGTACTGCCACGAGTGCCGGTACTGCCGTACGGGCCACAACAACCTCTGCGAACGCTGGGCCGCGATCGGCGTGACCACCGCGGGAGGTGCGGCGCGGTACGCGGTCGCGCCGGTCGCCAATTGCGTACGGCTGCCCGAGCACGTCCGCACCCAGGACGCGGCGCTGGTGGAGCCGCTCTCCTGCGCGGTCCGGGGTTACGACGTCCTGCGGTCCCGCCTCGGCGCGCATGTCCTGATCTACGGCTCGGGGACGATGGGCCTGATGATGCTGGAGCTGGCCAAACGGACCGGCGCGGCGAGCGTGGACGTGGTGGACGTCAACCCGACCCGCTTGGAGACGGCCCGGGGGCTCGGCGTCTCGGCGGCCGCCGCCGATCCCGACGAACTGGACCGCCCGCAGGGCTGGGACCTGGTGATCGACGCGACCGGCAACGCGGCGGCGATCCAGGACGGCCTGGACCGCGTCGCCAAGGCGGGCACCTTCCTCCAGTTCGGGGTGGCCGACTACGCGACCCGCGTGACGATCGACCCGTACCGCATCTACAACCAGGAGATCACCATCACCGGCTCCATGGCGGTCCTGCACAGCTTCGAGCGGGCGGCGGAGCTGTTCGCGACGGGGGTCCTGGACCCGGACGTCTTCATCAGCGACCGCGTGCCGCTGGACCGCTATCCCGAGGCGCTGGAGCAGTTCGCGGCGGGGGTGGGCCGGAAGATCGTGGTGGTGCCGTAG
- a CDS encoding carbohydrate ABC transporter permease, whose amino-acid sequence MSSNTIAVKRKGVGLGLLAWLLGIAFFLPIAWMALTSFHSEADAATNPPSFGAALTLDGYREFFGTGGGASPWPALINSTVASLASTLFVLLLALPAAYALSIRRVRKWTDVLFFFLSTKMLPVVAGLLPIYLFAKNTDMLDNIWLLVILYTSMNLPIAVWMMQSFLAEVPVAVIEAARVDGARLPTILARVVAPIALPGIAATALICFIFSWNELLFARVLTGVVAETAPVFLTGFITSQGLFLAKVCAASLVISLPVLAAGFAAQDKLVQGLSLGAVK is encoded by the coding sequence ATGAGCAGCAACACCATCGCCGTGAAACGCAAGGGAGTCGGCCTCGGCCTGCTGGCCTGGCTGCTGGGCATCGCGTTCTTCCTGCCCATCGCCTGGATGGCCCTGACGTCCTTCCACTCGGAGGCGGACGCGGCCACCAACCCGCCCTCCTTCGGCGCCGCCCTCACCCTGGACGGCTACCGCGAGTTCTTCGGCACGGGCGGCGGCGCGAGCCCCTGGCCCGCGCTGATCAACTCGACGGTCGCGTCCCTGGCGTCCACCCTGTTCGTCCTGCTCCTGGCGCTCCCGGCGGCGTACGCGCTGTCCATCCGCCGGGTCCGCAAGTGGACGGACGTCCTGTTCTTCTTCCTGTCGACGAAGATGCTGCCGGTGGTGGCGGGCCTGCTCCCGATCTACCTGTTCGCGAAGAACACCGACATGCTCGACAACATCTGGCTGCTGGTCATCCTCTACACGTCGATGAACCTGCCGATCGCGGTCTGGATGATGCAGTCCTTCCTCGCCGAGGTCCCGGTGGCGGTGATCGAGGCCGCGCGCGTGGACGGCGCCCGCCTCCCGACGATCCTCGCGCGCGTGGTGGCCCCGATCGCGCTGCCCGGCATCGCCGCCACGGCCCTGATCTGCTTCATCTTCAGCTGGAACGAACTGCTCTTCGCGCGGGTGCTCACCGGCGTGGTCGCCGAGACCGCCCCCGTCTTCCTGACCGGCTTCATCACCAGCCAGGGCCTGTTCCTGGCGAAGGTGTGCGCCGCGTCGCTCGTCATCTCCCTGCCGGTGCTCGCCGCGGGGTTCGCCGCCCAGGACAAGCTGGTCCAGGGCCTGTCGCTGGGAGCCGTGAAATGA
- a CDS encoding sugar ABC transporter permease, which yields MTATTTAPLAAPTVRTAPQPSNRLRAWATRAPLLPALVFMIVVTQLPFVATVVISFFDWNSLYPKARHFTGVDNYQEVLTDADLRHSVWTTVLLTVTVVLVSLVLGLVLALLLDRRFKGRGVVRTLLIAPFLVVPVAAALLWKHVLYNPEYGLFNGLLHYVGGPQPDWISNTPLLAVEASLVWQWTPFMMLILLAGLQSRDQQQLEAARVDGASDWQIFRYLTLPHLRRYLELGALLGSIYIVQNFDAVFTITSGGLGTANLPYTVYQSFYQAHENGLASAAGVLVVIGSIIIATFALRVVSSLFREEAGRA from the coding sequence ATGACCGCGACCACCACGGCCCCACTGGCCGCCCCGACCGTACGCACCGCGCCCCAGCCCTCCAACCGGCTGCGCGCCTGGGCCACCCGGGCCCCCCTGCTCCCCGCCCTGGTCTTCATGATCGTGGTCACCCAGCTGCCGTTCGTGGCCACGGTGGTGATCTCCTTCTTCGACTGGAACTCCCTCTATCCCAAGGCCCGTCACTTCACCGGCGTCGACAACTACCAGGAGGTCCTCACCGACGCGGACCTGCGCCACTCGGTGTGGACGACCGTCCTGCTGACGGTGACGGTGGTACTGGTCAGCCTGGTGCTGGGGCTGGTGCTGGCGCTGCTCCTGGACCGTCGGTTCAAGGGCCGGGGCGTGGTCCGCACCCTGCTGATCGCCCCCTTCCTGGTGGTCCCGGTGGCAGCCGCCCTGCTCTGGAAGCATGTGCTCTACAACCCTGAATACGGCTTGTTCAATGGGCTGTTGCACTATGTGGGCGGCCCACAGCCGGACTGGATCTCCAACACCCCGCTGCTCGCGGTCGAGGCCTCCCTGGTCTGGCAGTGGACCCCGTTCATGATGCTCATCCTGCTGGCCGGCCTCCAGAGCCGCGACCAGCAGCAGCTGGAGGCCGCCCGGGTGGACGGCGCGAGCGACTGGCAGATCTTCCGCTATCTGACGCTCCCGCACCTGCGCCGCTACCTGGAGCTCGGCGCCCTGCTGGGCTCGATCTACATCGTCCAGAACTTCGACGCGGTCTTCACGATCACGTCCGGCGGCCTCGGGACCGCCAACCTCCCCTACACCGTCTACCAGAGCTTCTACCAGGCCCACGAGAACGGTCTCGCCTCGGCGGCCGGCGTCCTGGTCGTCATCGGCTCGATCATCATCGCGACCTTCGCCCTGCGCGTGGTGTCGTCCCTGTTCCGTGAGGAGGCGGGCCGGGCATGA
- a CDS encoding sugar ABC transporter substrate-binding protein, with amino-acid sequence MRTQSRRRPPRATLALAAAGTLLAPLLSGCWVGAGGTGSGGNSVNVLMVNNSQMTELQKLAPRFTEETGIKVNFTVLPENDVRDKISQDFANQAGQYDVATLSNYEIPIYARNGWLHEMDSYVAKDPSYDEQDVLKPMRQSLTGDDGKLYGQPFYGESSFLMYRKDVFAKEGLTMPAHPTWTQVADLAAKVDGAESGMKGICLRGLPGWGEVMAPLTTVVNTFGGTWFDKSWKAQLDSPAFEKATKFYVDLVREHGESGAAQSGFAECLNNMTQGKVAMWYDATSAAGLLEAADSPVRGKLGYAPAPVEQTESSGWLYTWAWGIQNASRNPDNAWKFVSWASSKQYEQLVGDEIGWSNVPAGKRASTYTNPAYRKSAAAFQEMTKEAIEQARPDDPGVQPRPAPGIQFVGIPEFTDLGTRVSQEISAAIAGRQSVESALRKSQQLAEKISEEYEGR; translated from the coding sequence ATGCGAACCCAGAGCCGACGACGGCCACCGCGAGCCACGCTCGCCCTGGCCGCCGCAGGGACGCTGCTCGCCCCGCTGCTCTCCGGCTGCTGGGTCGGAGCGGGCGGGACGGGGTCGGGCGGCAACTCCGTCAACGTCCTGATGGTCAACAACTCCCAGATGACGGAACTCCAGAAGCTCGCCCCGCGCTTCACCGAGGAGACCGGCATCAAGGTCAACTTCACCGTCCTGCCCGAGAACGACGTCCGCGACAAGATCAGCCAGGACTTCGCCAACCAGGCCGGCCAGTACGACGTGGCGACCCTGTCCAACTACGAGATCCCCATCTACGCCCGCAACGGCTGGCTGCACGAGATGGACTCGTACGTCGCAAAGGACCCGTCGTACGACGAACAGGACGTCCTGAAGCCGATGCGCCAGTCGCTGACCGGCGACGACGGCAAGCTCTACGGCCAGCCCTTCTACGGCGAGTCGTCCTTCCTGATGTACCGCAAGGACGTCTTCGCGAAGGAGGGCCTGACCATGCCGGCCCATCCCACCTGGACCCAGGTCGCCGACCTGGCCGCCAAGGTGGACGGGGCCGAGTCCGGCATGAAGGGCATCTGTCTGCGCGGACTGCCCGGCTGGGGCGAGGTCATGGCCCCACTCACCACGGTCGTGAACACCTTCGGCGGCACCTGGTTCGACAAGAGCTGGAAGGCACAACTGGACTCCCCCGCCTTCGAGAAGGCGACGAAGTTCTACGTCGACCTGGTACGCGAGCACGGCGAGTCCGGCGCCGCCCAGTCCGGCTTCGCCGAGTGCCTCAACAACATGACCCAGGGCAAGGTCGCCATGTGGTACGACGCCACCAGCGCCGCCGGTCTGCTGGAGGCGGCCGACTCCCCGGTCAGGGGCAAGCTCGGCTACGCCCCCGCCCCCGTCGAGCAGACCGAGTCCTCCGGCTGGCTCTACACCTGGGCCTGGGGCATCCAGAACGCCTCCCGCAACCCCGACAACGCCTGGAAGTTCGTCTCCTGGGCGTCCAGCAAGCAGTACGAGCAGCTGGTCGGCGACGAGATCGGCTGGTCCAACGTCCCGGCGGGCAAGCGCGCTTCGACGTACACGAACCCGGCGTACCGCAAGTCGGCGGCCGCCTTCCAGGAGATGACCAAGGAGGCCATCGAGCAGGCGCGGCCGGACGACCCCGGGGTGCAGCCGCGTCCCGCGCCCGGCATCCAGTTCGTCGGCATCCCCGAGTTCACCGACCTCGGCACCCGGGTCTCCCAGGAGATCAGCGCGGCCATCGCCGGACGCCAGTCCGTCGAGTCGGCCCTGAGGAAGTCCCAGCAGCTCGCCGAGAAGATCTCCGAGGAGTACGAGGGACGATGA
- a CDS encoding DeoR/GlpR family DNA-binding transcription regulator: protein MTSTAEERQRHIVRTARTTGAVDVNTLATELGVAKETVRRDLRALEEHGLVRRTHGGAYPVESAGFETTLAFRATSHVPEKRRVAAAAAELLGDAETVFVDEGFTPQLIAEALPRDRPLTVVTASLPVAGALAEAENTSVLLLGGRVRPGTLATVDHWTTKMLAGFVLDLAYIGANGISREHGLTTPDPAVSEVKAQAIRAARRTVFAGVHTKFGAVSFCRFAEIGALEAIVTSTLLPSAEAHRYSLLGPQVIRV from the coding sequence ATGACCAGTACCGCGGAAGAACGCCAGCGGCACATCGTCCGCACCGCCCGCACCACCGGCGCCGTCGACGTCAACACCCTCGCCACCGAACTCGGCGTCGCCAAGGAAACGGTACGAAGAGACCTCCGCGCGCTGGAGGAACACGGCCTGGTCCGCCGTACGCACGGCGGCGCCTACCCCGTGGAGAGCGCCGGTTTCGAGACGACGCTCGCCTTCCGCGCCACCAGCCACGTCCCCGAGAAGCGCCGGGTCGCGGCCGCCGCGGCCGAGTTGCTCGGGGACGCCGAGACGGTCTTCGTCGACGAGGGCTTCACCCCGCAGCTCATCGCCGAGGCCCTGCCCAGGGACCGACCGCTGACCGTGGTCACCGCGTCCCTGCCGGTCGCCGGCGCCCTCGCCGAGGCCGAGAACACCTCCGTCCTGCTGCTCGGCGGCCGGGTCCGGCCCGGCACCCTCGCCACCGTCGACCACTGGACGACCAAGATGCTGGCCGGCTTCGTCCTCGACCTCGCCTACATCGGCGCCAACGGCATCTCCCGCGAACACGGCCTCACCACCCCCGACCCGGCCGTCAGTGAGGTCAAGGCGCAGGCGATCCGGGCCGCGCGCCGCACGGTGTTCGCGGGCGTGCACACCAAGTTCGGCGCGGTCAGCTTCTGCCGGTTCGCGGAGATCGGCGCACTGGAGGCGATCGTGACCAGCACGCTGCTGCCCTCGGCGGAGGCCCACCGGTACTCCCTGCTGGGCCCGCAGGTCATCAGGGTCTGA
- a CDS encoding NAD(P)-dependent oxidoreductase: MPAPRTVLLTGAAGGLGTLMRDLLPAYGYELRLLDLRPIEGEPDAVVADLADKDAVREAVRGVDAIIHLAGISLEAPFEKILKANIEGTYNLYEAAHAEGVSRIVFASSNHAVGYTPRPQGQDPLIPIDTPRRPDTFYGLSKAFGEDLAQFYWDKHGLETVSVRIGSCFPEPTSVRMLSLWMSPADGARLFHAALTAEDVGHTVVYGSSANTRLWWDLTTARALGYDPQDDSEPYAEKLIADQGELQDGNEAHAYLGGQFVTDPPIWPY, encoded by the coding sequence ATGCCCGCTCCCCGCACCGTCCTGCTCACCGGCGCCGCCGGCGGCCTGGGAACCCTGATGCGGGACCTCCTGCCCGCGTACGGCTACGAGCTGCGCCTGCTCGATCTGCGCCCGATCGAGGGCGAGCCGGACGCGGTCGTCGCGGACCTCGCCGACAAGGACGCGGTACGCGAGGCCGTGCGCGGTGTCGACGCGATCATCCACCTCGCGGGCATCTCCTTGGAAGCCCCCTTCGAGAAGATCCTCAAGGCGAACATCGAGGGCACCTACAACCTGTACGAGGCGGCACACGCCGAAGGGGTCTCCCGGATCGTCTTCGCCTCCTCCAACCACGCGGTCGGCTACACCCCGCGCCCCCAGGGCCAGGACCCGCTGATCCCGATCGACACCCCGCGCCGCCCCGACACCTTCTACGGCCTGTCCAAGGCGTTCGGCGAGGACCTCGCGCAGTTCTACTGGGACAAGCACGGCCTGGAGACCGTCTCCGTCCGCATCGGCTCCTGCTTCCCCGAGCCGACCAGCGTGCGCATGCTCTCCCTGTGGATGAGCCCCGCCGACGGCGCCCGCCTCTTCCACGCGGCCCTGACCGCCGAGGACGTCGGCCACACCGTGGTCTACGGCTCCTCGGCCAACACCCGCCTGTGGTGGGACCTCACCACCGCCCGCGCCCTTGGCTACGACCCCCAGGACGACTCCGAGCCCTACGCCGAGAAGCTCATCGCCGACCAGGGCGAACTCCAGGACGGCAATGAGGCCCACGCCTACCTGGGCGGCCAGTTCGTGACGGACCCACCGATCTGGCCGTACTGA